One region of Rhodocaloribacter litoris genomic DNA includes:
- a CDS encoding nitroreductase family protein, which yields MESTQVVQKESSRVVSFPDAGERQISSAPRTFAHRLWAAVGRRMRRIWQRLEPALMRLAARSGRLSSWYYALFDRSFDREHRAVLVGRLAWERSRTAEGATSSLLRRNVHRLEKGLLMRPRRRLFALDYIEETFLFYEAAVLKQGEHLPLTVEELHWAHDVLREYFTVTDAHPRLDGLRERFFRLPQPSRPSQEDRPWRPYKRDLSVPPTVEYEDLLALAWRRRSVRWFLPDPVPRELIEKAIDVAKLSPSACNRQPFQFRVFDDPDLVPKVASLPGGTAGFYHQFPVIVVLVGELRNYYGERDRHLIYIDASLAAMSFVFACETLGLGTCCINWPDIEEDEKRAEEMLQLAPDQRPIMFIAVGFPDPEGMVAYSQKKPNSQICRYNFE from the coding sequence ATGGAAAGCACACAAGTTGTTCAGAAGGAGTCCTCACGCGTCGTATCATTCCCGGACGCGGGGGAACGGCAGATCTCGTCTGCCCCAAGGACCTTTGCCCATCGGTTGTGGGCGGCTGTGGGGCGCCGGATGCGGCGAATCTGGCAACGGCTGGAACCGGCACTGATGCGTCTTGCCGCAAGGTCGGGTCGTCTCAGTTCCTGGTATTATGCCCTCTTTGACCGCAGTTTCGACCGGGAACACCGGGCCGTGCTGGTGGGACGGCTGGCCTGGGAGCGCAGTCGAACGGCGGAAGGGGCGACGTCAAGCCTGTTGCGGCGCAATGTACACAGGCTGGAGAAGGGCCTGCTCATGCGGCCGCGACGGCGCCTCTTTGCACTGGACTACATCGAAGAGACGTTTCTTTTTTACGAAGCTGCGGTGTTGAAGCAGGGGGAGCACCTGCCGTTGACGGTGGAGGAGCTGCACTGGGCGCATGACGTGCTGCGGGAATACTTCACCGTGACGGATGCCCATCCCAGGCTGGACGGTTTGCGGGAGCGTTTCTTTCGGCTTCCCCAGCCTTCCCGGCCATCGCAAGAGGATCGTCCCTGGAGGCCATACAAACGCGATCTTTCGGTACCGCCTACCGTCGAGTACGAGGACCTGCTGGCGTTGGCCTGGCGCCGGCGCTCCGTCCGCTGGTTTCTTCCCGATCCGGTTCCGCGGGAACTCATCGAGAAGGCCATTGACGTGGCGAAGCTGTCTCCCAGTGCATGTAATCGTCAACCCTTTCAGTTCCGGGTATTCGACGATCCGGACCTCGTGCCGAAGGTGGCGTCGTTGCCCGGGGGCACCGCCGGGTTCTACCATCAGTTCCCGGTCATTGTTGTGCTGGTTGGCGAACTCAGGAATTATTACGGCGAGCGGGATCGGCACCTGATTTACATCGATGCTTCTCTGGCAGCCATGAGCTTCGTCTTTGCCTGTGAGACGCTGGGGCTCGGAACATGCTGTATCAACTGGCCGGATATCGAGGAGGATGAAAAGCGGGCGGAGGAGATGTTGCAACTGGCGCCGGATCAGCGTCCCATCATGTTCATCGCCGTGGGTTTTCCGGATCCGGAGGGGATGGTGGCCTACTCTCAGAAAAAGCCCAATTCGCAGATCTGCCGGTACAACTTCGAATGA
- a CDS encoding putative capsular polysaccharide synthesis family protein, which produces MTRSLRDRIREGTERLCLRYALRDVEHRNPILVYQMGKVGSSTVTRTLASLGLSEPVLHLHTLNPETLRRAVERQRASVRPRLHTHLLVSERLIPRLPFPCRVITLVRDPVARAISFVFEDRWKKVPEAVQGDGSVDAGRVRHKVLELLEGENGIADPTRWFDSELHEMLGIDVFARPFDHERGYQILEQGGVSALVLRLEDLNRVLAPALAAFLDLPEERIHVARANVGEGKAYGASLREVKATLQLPEALLDRIYATRYARHFYAEEIEAFQDRWRRRDET; this is translated from the coding sequence ATGACACGGAGCCTGCGTGATCGCATCCGGGAAGGCACGGAGCGGCTCTGCCTCCGGTATGCCCTGCGTGATGTGGAGCACCGGAACCCGATCCTGGTCTACCAGATGGGCAAGGTCGGATCGAGCACGGTGACGCGAACCCTGGCGTCGCTGGGCCTGTCCGAGCCGGTGTTGCATCTGCACACGCTCAACCCGGAGACCCTGCGCCGGGCCGTCGAACGACAGCGTGCGTCGGTGCGGCCTCGGCTCCACACGCATTTGCTGGTCTCGGAACGGCTCATCCCGCGGCTGCCGTTTCCGTGCCGGGTGATCACGCTGGTGCGTGACCCCGTCGCACGAGCGATTTCGTTCGTGTTCGAGGATCGCTGGAAGAAAGTCCCCGAGGCGGTACAGGGCGACGGATCGGTAGACGCCGGCCGGGTCCGGCACAAGGTGCTCGAACTGCTGGAAGGAGAGAACGGTATTGCAGATCCGACCCGCTGGTTCGATAGCGAACTGCACGAGATGCTGGGCATCGACGTGTTTGCACGGCCGTTCGATCACGAACGGGGATACCAGATCCTGGAGCAGGGTGGTGTCTCGGCCCTGGTGTTGCGGCTGGAGGACCTGAACCGGGTGCTGGCGCCGGCCCTGGCGGCGTTTCTGGACTTGCCCGAGGAACGCATCCACGTGGCCCGGGCCAATGTGGGTGAGGGCAAAGCCTACGGTGCATCGCTTCGAGAAGTGAAGGCGACGTTGCAATTGCCGGAGGCGCTGCTGGATCGTATCTATGCCACGCGCTATGCCCGGCACTTCTATGCCGAAGAGATCGAGGCCTTTCAGGATCGATGGAGGCGCCGTGACGAGACCTGA
- a CDS encoding DUF5060 domain-containing protein has protein sequence MHDRIRIFLFLFILAHMILPGAAGETRVQQTNTNSLDRTGTLWAPYLEWEVENPSYSGNPFDLVATVTFTHSASGATHTTEMFYDGGDTWKWRFTGTEVGTWTFESASADAELDGLSGTVTINPNPDTEAYGFVTEYESATHTKWARQKGNDGEIEAFVPQFRMGFEKKNSFNWSSAEIDGYLDQWMTSEGFNGVFVFMAGYWVDINATGADFTNNDPDMDSFRVLEEIITKVYARGGVVHIWYNGDCKRSQCVEAGFGEAGASTIGEQRLLRYIAARLGPLPGWIMGYGYDLHEFADVTELNGWGTYLREHMGWQHPLGARDQGENINYTFWPGADWYSRGNWFNGVDYNATVAVIESDPTVPHSFDERWYASRMDEESQRRQLWTLVMAGGVSAIWGWDGSYKRDPYSNPHWFKTHFVFWENRFLNDMEPCSELSDGYCLGDPARASFVFYKEETDQIQGDLTGVLGQLDVVFVDTKAPYVEVDGCEATAGLNVWELPYVSDWAVAVGTFGGGTSSSKASRASDCSQLPVELTRFEAVSDGRDVLLAWATASETDNAGFEVQQRSTGDTAFRTVRFVDGQGTTSEPQTYELRLSDLPPGTYTFRLRQVDFDGSFAYSPEVTLAHAVTGSLELEPPFPNPFQGRATLRLAVARPQGVQVMLYDATGRHVRTILERTVEPNTEHDIVIEAENLPAGMYFVRVRGEQFLRTVPVVLVR, from the coding sequence ATGCACGACAGGATTCGGATCTTTCTCTTCCTCTTCATTCTGGCCCATATGATCCTTCCGGGTGCTGCCGGTGAAACCCGGGTACAACAAACGAACACAAACTCCCTCGACCGTACGGGCACGCTGTGGGCGCCGTACCTGGAGTGGGAGGTGGAGAACCCGAGCTACAGCGGCAACCCGTTCGACCTGGTCGCCACGGTCACCTTCACGCACAGCGCCAGCGGGGCCACGCACACGACGGAGATGTTCTACGACGGGGGCGACACGTGGAAGTGGCGTTTCACGGGGACGGAGGTCGGCACGTGGACGTTCGAGAGTGCGAGTGCGGATGCGGAGCTGGACGGGCTTTCGGGCACGGTGACGATCAATCCGAACCCGGATACGGAGGCGTACGGGTTCGTGACGGAGTACGAGTCGGCCACGCATACGAAGTGGGCGCGGCAGAAGGGGAACGACGGGGAGATCGAGGCCTTCGTTCCACAGTTTCGTATGGGTTTTGAAAAAAAGAACAGTTTCAACTGGTCGTCGGCAGAGATTGATGGATACCTGGATCAATGGATGACTTCGGAGGGCTTTAATGGTGTTTTCGTGTTCATGGCTGGCTACTGGGTGGATATCAATGCTACCGGAGCAGATTTTACAAACAACGACCCCGATATGGATTCTTTCCGTGTGTTGGAGGAAATCATAACCAAGGTTTATGCCCGGGGCGGGGTCGTTCATATCTGGTACAATGGCGATTGCAAGCGGTCTCAATGTGTTGAAGCTGGTTTCGGGGAAGCTGGAGCCTCAACGATAGGCGAGCAGCGGCTCTTGCGTTACATTGCCGCCCGATTGGGGCCGTTACCAGGCTGGATCATGGGTTATGGGTATGACTTGCATGAGTTTGCGGATGTTACCGAGTTGAATGGCTGGGGGACTTATCTGCGTGAGCATATGGGTTGGCAGCACCCCCTCGGAGCTCGTGACCAGGGAGAAAATATAAATTACACGTTTTGGCCTGGTGCCGATTGGTACTCGCGGGGTAATTGGTTCAATGGCGTCGATTACAATGCAACAGTAGCGGTTATTGAATCTGACCCAACCGTTCCTCATTCTTTTGATGAACGATGGTATGCATCCCGCATGGACGAAGAAAGCCAGCGCCGGCAGTTGTGGACCTTGGTCATGGCCGGGGGCGTCAGTGCCATATGGGGATGGGACGGTAGTTATAAGCGAGATCCTTATTCTAACCCTCACTGGTTTAAGACGCACTTTGTTTTCTGGGAAAACCGTTTCCTCAACGACATGGAGCCCTGCAGCGAACTGTCGGACGGCTATTGTCTGGGCGACCCGGCCCGGGCGTCCTTTGTGTTTTATAAGGAGGAAACCGATCAGATACAGGGCGATCTGACCGGGGTGCTGGGGCAACTCGACGTGGTCTTTGTCGACACGAAGGCCCCCTATGTGGAGGTGGATGGATGTGAGGCGACCGCCGGCCTCAACGTGTGGGAGCTGCCCTACGTTTCGGACTGGGCGGTTGCAGTCGGAACCTTCGGCGGGGGCACGTCTTCCTCCAAGGCTTCACGTGCGTCGGACTGCAGCCAGCTTCCCGTCGAGCTGACCCGCTTCGAAGCCGTCTCGGACGGCCGGGACGTGCTGCTGGCCTGGGCCACGGCTTCGGAGACCGACAACGCCGGCTTCGAGGTACAGCAGCGTTCGACCGGGGACACGGCGTTCCGGACGGTCCGCTTCGTGGACGGGCAGGGCACGACCTCGGAGCCCCAGACCTACGAACTGCGCCTGTCCGACCTGCCGCCGGGTACCTACACGTTCCGCCTCAGGCAGGTCGACTTCGACGGATCGTTCGCCTATTCGCCCGAGGTAACGCTGGCCCATGCCGTGACCGGCAGCCTGGAGTTGGAACCGCCGTTCCCGAATCCCTTTCAGGGGCGGGCAACCCTGCGCCTGGCCGTGGCACGCCCGCAGGGCGTACAGGTGATGCTCTACGACGCTACAGGACGCCACGTCCGCACGATCCTCGAGCGCACCGTCGAGCCGAACACGGAACACGATATAGTGATTGAAGCAGAAAATCTTCCGGCCGGGATGTATTTTGTCCGTGTCCGGGGCGAGCAGTTCCTTCGCACGGTACCCGTCGTGCTCGTGCGTTGA
- a CDS encoding sulfotransferase family protein → MKMDATASLWRGKPDESASRALPVVPDFLIIGAMKSGTTTLHHLLEQHPDVYIPRGELHFFAIDDLDAFPQAQWDGCWVEQDFESFFDVYAAWYARHFALSKPDQIKGEDSATYLSSRLAIDRIARYASEAKLIVLLRDPVARTYSHYWHWVRTGRAIASFEDSIRYGHGNLLQRSYYEEHLRYCLERFSRKQVKILIFEHFIRNQLAVLREVLEFIGVPFIADIKVGQHANPGRYPRFPRLKCLENYCLRRKFGSSYRMQVPRLQASESPALSHRVMEKVFRWINPMTARRPPAMDPATRRWLSGFLRRRNAGLPDLLEIDLAAYWPTFAGDQSTT, encoded by the coding sequence ATGAAGATGGACGCCACCGCCTCGTTGTGGCGGGGAAAGCCGGATGAAAGCGCCTCACGTGCGCTTCCGGTCGTCCCCGATTTTCTCATCATCGGGGCCATGAAAAGCGGCACCACAACGCTGCACCATCTGCTCGAGCAGCATCCGGACGTCTACATACCCCGGGGGGAATTGCATTTCTTTGCAATAGATGATCTTGATGCTTTTCCACAGGCCCAGTGGGATGGTTGCTGGGTGGAACAGGATTTTGAATCATTTTTTGATGTCTATGCAGCATGGTACGCGAGGCATTTTGCTCTCTCTAAACCGGATCAGATAAAGGGTGAGGATTCAGCTACGTATCTGTCTTCCAGGCTGGCTATAGACCGTATTGCCAGATATGCATCTGAGGCCAAACTCATCGTACTTCTCAGAGACCCGGTTGCCCGAACGTATTCCCATTACTGGCACTGGGTCCGTACTGGACGGGCCATTGCTTCCTTCGAGGATTCGATACGTTATGGGCACGGTAACCTGTTGCAGAGAAGTTATTACGAGGAACACCTTCGGTACTGCCTGGAGCGGTTTTCCCGAAAACAGGTCAAGATTTTGATTTTCGAGCATTTTATAAGGAATCAGCTTGCCGTTCTGAGAGAGGTTCTCGAATTCATCGGGGTGCCTTTCATTGCGGACATCAAGGTGGGTCAGCATGCCAACCCGGGGCGTTATCCCCGTTTTCCTCGACTGAAATGCCTGGAAAATTATTGTCTGCGTCGGAAATTCGGATCCTCTTACCGGATGCAGGTTCCCCGGTTGCAGGCGTCTGAGTCGCCCGCGTTGTCGCATCGGGTTATGGAAAAAGTGTTTCGATGGATTAACCCGATGACGGCCCGGCGTCCTCCTGCCATGGATCCGGCCACGCGTAGATGGTTGTCGGGCTTCCTGCGAAGGCGCAACGCGGGGCTCCCCGACCTGCTGGAGATTGACCTGGCGGCATACTGGCCGACGTTTGCGGGCGATCAATCCACAACTTGA
- a CDS encoding helix-turn-helix domain-containing protein — protein MKALSPDLRERIVKAYLNGEGSQKHIAQRFSVSQRTVRRLVKLYRSTGSLLPRTRFNGRSPILGPQDRQWLLQLFKENPDLTQEQLAHRLTEAGRPVSQQTVSRALKRLGITRKKRP, from the coding sequence ATGAAAGCCCTCTCCCCTGATCTCAGAGAACGTATCGTGAAGGCCTACCTCAACGGGGAAGGCTCACAAAAACACATCGCCCAGCGCTTTTCCGTCTCTCAACGCACCGTCAGACGTCTGGTCAAACTCTACCGAAGCACCGGTTCGCTCTTACCCCGTACGCGCTTCAATGGCCGTAGCCCCATCCTCGGCCCACAAGACCGACAATGGCTGCTGCAACTGTTCAAGGAAAACCCGGATCTGACGCAGGAGCAACTGGCCCATCGCCTCACCGAAGCCGGACGTCCGGTCAGCCAACAGACCGTCAGCCGGGCCCTTAAGCGCCTGGGGATCACACGAAAAAAAAGACCTTGA
- a CDS encoding PQQ-dependent sugar dehydrogenase: MGRTREGCGYIALHTDAFNGYDPLDTTLKPELDMKLGFLKSKYLLVLFFVSTLVISFSYGILVGRFKIFPYDSLKNVWSSASGVKKVVAPALEGTVSGQEKSMIETNLMVLEAHKYNIMGEHGLMGDGGALEQVGDVVLGVDREGTFFFYEPGGVVIKINIHVDMNKNSFLGYMQEHIEREGTRRNADRYFRVLDLVARETERGVELVVSHHYWDDEAQGKRMRVSRLLVNDLKALLEGQRVGAEAWEVLYESYPPIPFGDPPHKAIITNHTGGRMALDRQGNLIVGVGEHRFDGISYPQIAAQDDTSSYGKLIRIDLETGQTGVYAKGVRNPQGMLLDRDGNLWETEHGPRGGDELNLIREGNNYGWPLVTYGTEENAFVWPHNKRQGHHDEYVRPVYAWVPSIGISNLTQVDNAAHPWDGDLLVSSLAGLSLYRLHIREGRVVLAEPIRIGERIRDLLMLDDGAILLFADNARFIELKPAGQEDEDVTLQFTEQERELGLDEVINYCSTCHSFSRAAGGTSAPSLWGVWGRDIAGSEFSNYSNALRRVRGKWDEGALKAFLSDPQGFAPGTTMPDPVLVDEAMLDALVAYLKRLQ; this comes from the coding sequence ATGGGGCGCACCCGTGAAGGGTGCGGCTACATCGCGCTGCACACCGACGCCTTCAATGGCTATGACCCGCTTGATACCACCCTTAAACCGGAGCTTGATATGAAACTCGGTTTTCTGAAAAGCAAGTATCTGTTGGTTTTGTTTTTTGTGAGTACTCTTGTGATCAGCTTTTCGTATGGCATTCTTGTTGGAAGATTTAAGATATTTCCCTACGATAGCTTGAAAAATGTCTGGTCTTCAGCATCGGGTGTGAAGAAGGTGGTAGCGCCCGCATTGGAGGGTACGGTCAGTGGGCAGGAGAAATCAATGATTGAAACCAATCTTATGGTGCTGGAGGCTCATAAGTATAATATCATGGGAGAACATGGTTTGATGGGCGACGGCGGGGCTCTGGAACAGGTGGGTGATGTAGTGCTAGGTGTTGATAGGGAGGGAACCTTCTTTTTCTATGAACCAGGAGGGGTTGTTATCAAAATAAATATTCATGTTGATATGAATAAAAACTCTTTCCTGGGTTATATGCAGGAGCATATAGAAAGGGAGGGGACGAGGCGGAACGCGGATCGGTATTTCAGGGTGCTGGATCTGGTAGCAAGGGAAACCGAAAGAGGGGTGGAGTTGGTGGTTTCTCATCATTACTGGGATGACGAGGCACAGGGTAAGCGGATGCGTGTTTCTCGCCTGCTGGTGAATGACCTGAAGGCTTTGCTCGAAGGGCAACGTGTCGGGGCCGAGGCATGGGAAGTGCTTTATGAAAGCTATCCGCCCATTCCGTTTGGAGATCCACCACACAAAGCGATCATAACCAATCATACCGGTGGCCGAATGGCCTTGGATCGACAGGGGAATCTGATCGTTGGGGTGGGCGAGCACCGGTTCGACGGAATATCGTATCCACAGATTGCCGCCCAGGACGACACAAGCAGCTATGGCAAGTTGATTCGAATCGACCTTGAGACAGGACAGACCGGCGTCTATGCCAAAGGGGTGCGTAATCCTCAGGGTATGTTGCTAGATCGAGATGGGAATCTCTGGGAGACCGAGCATGGTCCTCGGGGAGGAGATGAGTTGAATCTGATCCGCGAGGGAAATAATTACGGATGGCCCCTCGTCACCTATGGAACCGAGGAAAACGCGTTTGTGTGGCCACACAATAAGCGGCAGGGACATCATGATGAATATGTGCGGCCCGTATATGCCTGGGTACCTTCAATAGGCATTTCTAATCTAACACAGGTTGATAACGCCGCGCATCCCTGGGATGGAGATCTCTTGGTGTCATCGCTCGCTGGTTTGAGCCTGTACAGGCTACATATCCGGGAGGGACGCGTAGTGCTTGCTGAACCCATTCGTATTGGCGAGCGGATACGTGACCTGCTGATGCTGGATGATGGTGCGATTCTTCTTTTTGCCGATAATGCCAGGTTTATTGAGTTAAAGCCTGCTGGCCAGGAGGACGAAGATGTTACCTTGCAGTTTACCGAACAGGAGCGAGAACTGGGGCTGGATGAGGTGATAAATTACTGTTCCACCTGTCATAGCTTCAGCAGAGCAGCAGGGGGAACTAGTGCTCCGTCGCTCTGGGGGGTATGGGGCCGGGATATCGCCGGGTCCGAGTTTTCGAACTATTCTAATGCACTTCGTCGCGTCAGGGGAAAGTGGGATGAAGGTGCATTGAAAGCTTTTCTGTCCGATCCGCAGGGTTTTGCACCGGGTACTACCATGCCGGATCCCGTTCTGGTGGACGAGGCTATGCTGGATGCGCTCGTGGCGTATCTGAAGCGACTACAGTGA
- a CDS encoding transposase, whose protein sequence is MAFRQRLSEIAPERIKVVDESRVEVGMRLPYGYSVRGARCHERAPLRSPIRRSLIGWMGFDGSGVVATHAGTVRGWTFRGFVRRHLVPYLRQGDVVIWDNATIHGVEGIKDLIEAAGAEVLPLPRYSPDLSPIELAWNKIKHVVKRARAETAQALEASVEQGVAAVRPSDAVGWFKHCGYLGQSP, encoded by the coding sequence ATGGCTTTCAGGCAGCGTCTGTCCGAGATCGCCCCTGAGCGGATCAAGGTGGTCGATGAGAGCCGGGTGGAGGTGGGCATGCGGCTCCCCTACGGCTACAGTGTTCGCGGTGCGCGCTGCCATGAGCGCGCGCCGCTGCGCAGTCCGATTCGGCGTAGCTTGATCGGCTGGATGGGATTCGATGGGTCGGGGGTCGTGGCCACGCACGCAGGCACGGTGCGTGGGTGGACCTTTCGCGGGTTTGTGCGCCGGCACCTGGTCCCGTATCTGAGGCAGGGAGACGTCGTCATCTGGGACAATGCCACGATTCATGGTGTCGAGGGGATCAAGGACCTGATCGAGGCGGCCGGGGCGGAGGTATTGCCGCTGCCGCGTTATAGTCCGGATCTGAGCCCGATCGAGTTGGCCTGGAACAAAATCAAGCATGTGGTCAAACGCGCGCGTGCAGAGACGGCGCAGGCGTTGGAGGCGTCCGTGGAGCAGGGGGTGGCCGCGGTTAGGCCCTCCGATGCCGTGGGGTGGTTCAAACACTGTGGTTATTTGGGTCAAAGTCCCTGA
- a CDS encoding polysaccharide pyruvyl transferase family protein: MTVGIVGTNAWNKGAELMQVAIQEHLHRRDPGVVLAVPGDFGTYEERAQYGLRYLLPPLRKGRAWLALQFLPVPLRRSFGVVVEEEVDAILDASGFAFGDQHPLQRTVRFAEDVERWRRQAKPVVLLPQALGPFEQPAMREAFARVLRAATRVYARDPISLEHARSVVPDAQNLRLAPDFTNLVKPLEPAEIGSLNRACIVPNQRMVEKATSREEAEAYVPLLGTVVRAVEAHGVEPVLLIHGAHDVPLVEAVQQHLGRSLPVIEERDPVRIKAELGRSRLVVASRFHALVSALTQGVPAIATSWSHKYEMLFADYGCPDLVLPVPTDAEQVHAAMTRTLGPGREGLVETLQARAGAFMAQTRDMWQEVEQVLGLG; encoded by the coding sequence ATGACCGTCGGCATCGTTGGAACCAATGCCTGGAACAAGGGAGCCGAGCTGATGCAGGTCGCCATCCAGGAGCACCTGCATCGCCGGGATCCCGGGGTGGTGCTGGCGGTGCCGGGCGATTTCGGCACGTACGAGGAGCGGGCGCAGTACGGTCTGCGCTACCTGCTGCCGCCGTTGCGTAAAGGGCGTGCCTGGCTCGCCCTGCAGTTCCTGCCGGTCCCGCTTCGCCGGTCGTTTGGCGTCGTCGTCGAGGAGGAGGTGGATGCCATCCTGGATGCTTCCGGGTTTGCCTTCGGGGATCAGCACCCGCTCCAGCGTACGGTGCGCTTTGCCGAGGACGTGGAGCGGTGGCGGCGGCAGGCCAAGCCGGTCGTGCTGCTGCCCCAGGCGCTGGGGCCGTTCGAGCAGCCGGCCATGCGGGAGGCCTTCGCCCGGGTGCTGCGGGCGGCGACGCGGGTCTACGCGCGGGATCCGATCTCGCTGGAGCATGCCCGATCGGTGGTCCCCGATGCGCAGAACCTGCGCCTGGCGCCCGACTTTACCAACCTCGTCAAGCCGCTGGAGCCGGCGGAGATCGGTTCGCTGAACCGGGCCTGCATCGTGCCGAACCAGCGGATGGTCGAAAAGGCCACGAGCCGGGAAGAGGCCGAGGCTTACGTGCCGCTGCTCGGGACGGTCGTCCGGGCCGTGGAGGCGCACGGGGTGGAGCCGGTGTTGCTGATCCACGGTGCGCACGACGTCCCGCTGGTGGAGGCCGTGCAGCAGCACCTGGGCCGTTCGCTGCCCGTGATCGAGGAGCGCGACCCGGTCCGGATCAAGGCCGAACTGGGCCGGAGCCGGCTGGTGGTGGCTTCGCGCTTCCACGCGCTGGTGAGCGCGCTGACACAGGGCGTACCTGCCATCGCTACGAGCTGGAGCCACAAGTACGAGATGCTCTTCGCCGACTACGGCTGCCCGGATCTGGTGCTGCCCGTCCCGACCGATGCGGAGCAGGTCCACGCTGCCATGACGCGCACGCTCGGCCCCGGGCGGGAGGGCCTGGTCGAGACGCTACAGGCCCGCGCCGGGGCGTTCATGGCGCAGACGCGGGACATGTGGCAGGAGGTGGAGCAGGTGCTGGGGCTGGGATGA
- a CDS encoding sulfotransferase domain-containing protein, with protein sequence MHFFDRHYKKGLLWYRTFFPLKYVHGSRVTGEASPSYLFHPVVAKRIHENLPDVKLIAVLRNPVDRAYSHYQHTKRKGFEELSFAEALAEEAERTAGEEERMLEDPEYHSHAFYAYSYVARGLYARQLERYFELFDRGQVYVVQSEVMLSNPQQVVDEVSRFLDLEPRPIADVRVRNRGNYERKRTREHEMLYERFREPNEALFRLIGKHFDWDG encoded by the coding sequence GTGCATTTCTTCGACCGGCATTACAAGAAAGGGCTACTCTGGTATCGAACCTTCTTTCCTCTGAAGTATGTGCATGGGTCCCGTGTGACGGGGGAGGCGAGTCCTTCGTATTTGTTCCATCCAGTCGTTGCAAAGCGGATTCATGAGAACCTGCCGGATGTAAAACTTATTGCGGTGCTTCGTAATCCTGTAGATCGTGCCTACTCACACTATCAACATACGAAGCGAAAAGGATTCGAAGAACTTTCGTTTGCCGAAGCCCTGGCGGAAGAGGCCGAACGCACGGCCGGGGAAGAGGAACGAATGCTGGAAGATCCTGAATATCATAGTCATGCATTCTATGCTTATTCCTATGTGGCACGTGGTCTTTATGCCAGGCAGTTAGAGCGGTATTTCGAACTGTTCGATCGAGGACAGGTATACGTTGTGCAGAGTGAAGTAATGCTCTCGAATCCGCAACAGGTCGTGGATGAAGTGTCTCGGTTTCTGGATCTCGAACCTCGCCCCATTGCCGACGTCCGTGTTCGAAATCGGGGCAATTACGAGCGAAAACGTACCAGGGAACATGAGATGCTGTATGAGCGCTTTCGCGAGCCCAATGAAGCGCTCTTCAGGTTGATCGGAAAGCATTTTGACTGGGACGGATGA